A genome region from Setaria italica strain Yugu1 chromosome III, Setaria_italica_v2.0, whole genome shotgun sequence includes the following:
- the LOC101783736 gene encoding sm-like protein LSM8, which translates to MASGGPALESLVNQVISVITNDGRNIVGTLRGFDQATNIILDESHERVYSTKEGVQQLVLGLYIIRGDNISVVGEVDEDLDARLDLSKLRAHPLKPVIH; encoded by the exons ATGGCGTCCGGAGGCCCGGCGCTCGAGTCTCTCGTCAACC AGGTCATCTCCGTCATCACCAACGATGGCCGCAACATCGTG GGCACGCTCAGAGGATTTGACCAGGCCACCAACATTATCCTCGACGAGTCCCACGAGAGGGTCTATTCGACAAAG GAGGGAGTCCAGCAACTTGTTCTTGGTTTGTACATTATCAGGGGTGACAACAT AAGCGTTGTGGGTGAGGTGGATGAAGACCTGGATGCAAGGTTGGATCTGTCGAAGCTACGAGCGCACCCACTGAAGCCAGTCATCCACTGA